Proteins encoded within one genomic window of Panacibacter microcysteis:
- a CDS encoding outer membrane beta-barrel protein, whose product MSYINENIDEFFQNAAEDYPLKTSVADWETFSQKLPPISNRGSKFADYRFVVAVSACILFIVAPFSLETPLQKVYAEKHNRFENSAAGILANHAAAKGLTENNKNNTRSLSVFAEEYYDVTTQVAEANQPNTVFRSADARVAKLQDKPFAPEIANTENILPPQHDAVTAELLFEANKVETSTKNTIKLNTQSRRRLYIGATLAPEISNVKHQSVTKPGFTGGFLAGYKVNSKLQVEIGMALSHKYYYTKGKYAPPDVIRRGEQPVDNVNAFTSVTEIPLTLQYNFRSSGTSRSFASVGTISSLVHKDRYNFDYNKNGEERSGSRRYNKSADNLFTAIQISAGYERKLGNIGNVRIEPYYRLPLNGIGSANLPVTSIGINFGLTRFIK is encoded by the coding sequence ATGTCGTACATCAATGAAAATATTGACGAGTTTTTTCAAAATGCGGCTGAAGACTATCCTCTCAAAACAAGCGTAGCTGACTGGGAAACATTTAGCCAAAAATTACCGCCTATTAGCAACAGGGGCAGCAAATTTGCTGATTACCGATTTGTCGTTGCTGTTTCTGCATGTATACTTTTTATTGTTGCTCCATTCAGCCTTGAAACTCCATTGCAGAAAGTGTATGCAGAAAAACATAACAGATTTGAAAATAGTGCGGCCGGAATTTTAGCAAATCATGCAGCAGCAAAAGGCCTTACAGAGAATAACAAAAATAACACACGGTCTCTTTCAGTATTTGCGGAAGAGTATTATGATGTAACTACACAGGTTGCAGAAGCAAATCAACCAAACACAGTCTTTAGGTCGGCAGATGCACGTGTTGCAAAACTGCAGGATAAACCTTTTGCCCCCGAAATAGCAAACACAGAAAACATTTTACCGCCGCAACATGATGCAGTTACGGCAGAGTTATTGTTTGAAGCAAATAAAGTTGAGACAAGCACAAAAAATACAATAAAACTGAATACCCAATCGCGCAGAAGATTGTATATAGGGGCAACACTTGCACCTGAAATTTCTAATGTAAAACACCAATCTGTAACCAAGCCAGGTTTTACCGGTGGCTTTCTCGCTGGTTATAAAGTTAACAGCAAATTACAGGTAGAAATTGGGATGGCGCTTTCGCACAAATATTATTATACAAAAGGTAAATATGCACCCCCCGATGTTATAAGAAGGGGTGAACAACCGGTAGATAACGTAAATGCATTTACAAGTGTAACGGAGATACCACTTACGTTGCAGTATAATTTCAGGAGCAGTGGCACAAGCCGTTCATTTGCTTCTGTGGGAACAATATCAAGCCTTGTACATAAAGACAGGTACAACTTTGACTATAATAAAAACGGCGAAGAGCGTTCTGGCTCCAGGCGCTATAATAAATCTGCTGACAATCTTTTTACTGCCATACAAATCAGCGCCGGGTATGAAAGAAAACTGGGCAATATTGGTAATGTAAGAATAGAGCCTTACTACCGGCTGCCGCTGAATGGTATTGGATCGGCCAACCTGCCAGTTACGAGTATTGGTATTAACTTTGGCCTTACACGTTTTATAAAATAA
- a CDS encoding RNA polymerase sigma factor, translated as MRIIPINNTYGRSEPELLKVMIEGCKIGDRRCQKAFYEKFFGYALKIVFRYIYRYDKSVDTVHDGFVKVFKNIAAFECTNDKDLEKILFGWIRRIMVNTAIDELRKNNMIPEIGGMPDYIWEEPDESGNADQLVLYKELIKEIKKLPPSYRAVFNMFVLDGLSHLEIATLLGISVGTSKSSLSKARHQLQKNILKHSLEVSHVVHQ; from the coding sequence ATGCGTATTATTCCTATAAATAACACATACGGCCGCAGCGAGCCCGAACTTTTAAAGGTAATGATAGAGGGCTGCAAAATAGGAGACAGGCGATGTCAGAAAGCTTTCTATGAGAAGTTTTTTGGTTACGCACTCAAAATTGTTTTCAGGTATATATATCGATACGATAAATCAGTTGATACGGTACATGATGGTTTTGTAAAGGTTTTCAAAAATATTGCTGCCTTTGAATGTACCAATGACAAAGACCTGGAGAAAATTTTGTTTGGCTGGATCAGGCGTATTATGGTAAACACCGCCATAGATGAGCTACGCAAGAATAACATGATACCTGAAATTGGCGGTATGCCTGATTACATTTGGGAAGAACCGGATGAAAGCGGCAACGCAGATCAACTGGTGCTTTACAAGGAACTGATCAAAGAAATAAAAAAACTGCCTCCTTCTTATCGTGCAGTTTTCAACATGTTTGTGTTAGATGGATTAAGTCACCTGGAAATTGCAACCTTATTGGGTATTTCTGTTGGAACTTCAAAATCGAGCCTGTCAAAGGCCCGGCATCAACTGCAAAAAAATATTTTAAAGCATTCGCTCGAAGTAAGCCATGTCGTACATCAATGA
- a CDS encoding FkbM family methyltransferase, with protein sequence MSATFTARLGDKKFKVPVVNGYGYYNLFPNQEVWMETLVKQMMQERPGAIIDVGVNIGQTLLKIASINSSTAYYGFEPNPLCYAYCSELVKVNALNSFNVYPVGLSSKAEVLDLYGDNEYASGASLVENFRVNTQKYSVIHRVPVMRGDDVLLKTNIETISFIKIDVEGAELEVIQGLKETLLQFKPPVIMEILPVYNTATENGKMRKMRQDALQRLLHEWQYNIYLIDESNVKLQFVEDIPVHGDMNRTNYVMLQAGQEKQFEKLLSM encoded by the coding sequence ATGTCGGCAACCTTTACAGCCAGGCTTGGCGATAAAAAGTTTAAAGTGCCGGTAGTTAACGGTTATGGTTACTATAACCTTTTTCCAAACCAGGAAGTGTGGATGGAAACACTGGTAAAGCAAATGATGCAAGAAAGACCCGGTGCCATTATAGATGTAGGTGTGAATATCGGGCAAACATTACTAAAGATAGCTTCTATCAATAGCAGCACCGCTTACTATGGTTTCGAACCTAATCCGCTTTGTTATGCATACTGTTCCGAACTGGTAAAAGTAAATGCCCTGAACAGCTTTAATGTATACCCCGTGGGGCTTTCCTCAAAAGCGGAAGTATTGGATCTTTATGGTGATAATGAATACGCATCAGGCGCCAGCCTGGTAGAAAACTTCAGGGTTAATACACAAAAATATTCGGTTATTCACCGTGTGCCGGTAATGCGTGGGGATGATGTATTGTTGAAAACAAATATTGAAACAATCAGCTTTATTAAGATAGACGTAGAAGGAGCTGAACTGGAAGTGATACAGGGCCTGAAAGAAACGCTTTTACAATTTAAGCCACCGGTAATCATGGAAATTTTGCCTGTATATAATACAGCAACTGAAAACGGAAAAATGAGGAAAATGAGGCAGGATGCGTTACAGCGCCTTTTGCACGAATGGCAATACAATATTTATTTAATTGACGAAAGCAATGTGAAACTGCAGTTCGTTGAAGATATACCTGTGCATGGAGATATGAACAGGACAAATTATGTGATGCTGCAAGCCGGCCAGGAAAAACAGTTTGAAAAGCTGCTATCAATGTAG
- a CDS encoding DUF5103 domain-containing protein translates to MKCLFTLLLFVYVSVAAQRNPDSVYMPNIHGIKLCQNGNQEGYPIITLGAQAALELHFDDLDAKIRNYSYTYQLCDADWKILDLNQLDYMQGFTQTRLNQYRNSSVAQVRYIHYQALLPDRSCMPSKSGNYLLKVFLNGDTSKIAFTRRLLILDNKLNVAARIAQPFNSQLMRTHQKVQFSVDIGKLNILNPSQQVKVVVLQNYLWNTAVTGKQPQFMRSNIYEYNGERDFLFEAGKEYRWLDLQSFRYQSPRIASINRNTVPMEVFARPDLQRSQERFLMMQDYNGAYFIKGTDVNNAWWQGDYGKVHFMFKPNSVIEFNDKDIFIMGEMTGNAINDSTKLTLNETTGMYEIDLLLKQGFYNYTYVTTDRTKKNSKPETALTDGDYWETENTYTVLVYYRSLGNRYDELLGIATLDSKFGQQ, encoded by the coding sequence ATGAAGTGTTTGTTCACACTATTGTTGTTCGTGTATGTATCAGTTGCTGCCCAACGTAACCCCGATAGCGTGTACATGCCCAATATACACGGCATAAAATTATGCCAGAATGGAAACCAGGAAGGTTACCCTATTATTACACTGGGTGCACAGGCCGCATTGGAACTGCACTTTGATGACCTGGATGCAAAAATCAGGAACTACAGTTACACCTATCAATTGTGTGATGCAGACTGGAAAATACTTGATCTGAACCAGTTGGATTATATGCAGGGTTTTACGCAAACGAGGTTAAACCAGTACCGCAATTCTTCGGTGGCGCAGGTACGTTACATTCATTACCAGGCATTATTGCCCGACAGAAGTTGCATGCCATCCAAATCCGGTAATTATTTGCTGAAAGTCTTTTTAAATGGCGATACATCTAAAATCGCGTTTACAAGACGCCTGCTTATTCTCGATAACAAACTGAATGTGGCTGCGAGAATAGCACAACCGTTCAATTCTCAATTGATGCGCACCCACCAAAAAGTGCAGTTTAGCGTTGATATTGGTAAACTCAACATCTTAAACCCCTCGCAGCAGGTAAAAGTGGTAGTGCTGCAAAATTACCTCTGGAATACAGCCGTAACGGGCAAACAGCCACAGTTTATGCGCAGCAATATTTATGAATATAATGGCGAGAGAGACTTTCTTTTCGAGGCCGGTAAAGAATACCGCTGGTTAGACCTGCAAAGCTTTCGCTACCAAAGCCCGAGGATTGCCAGCATTAACAGGAATACAGTGCCAATGGAAGTTTTTGCAAGACCAGACCTGCAACGTTCTCAGGAACGCTTCCTGATGATGCAGGATTATAACGGCGCTTACTTTATAAAAGGCACAGATGTAAACAATGCATGGTGGCAGGGTGATTATGGCAAAGTACATTTTATGTTTAAACCCAACAGTGTTATAGAGTTTAACGACAAGGATATTTTTATTATGGGTGAAATGACCGGCAATGCCATCAACGATTCCACCAAACTTACGCTGAATGAAACGACGGGCATGTATGAGATTGACCTATTGCTTAAACAGGGTTTTTACAATTATACATACGTAACTACAGACAGGACAAAAAAGAACAGTAAGCCCGAAACAGCGCTGACGGATGGCGATTACTGGGAAACGGAGAACACGTATACCGTACTGGTATATTATCGTTCGCTGGGCAACAGGTACGATGAACTGCTGGGCATTGCCACACTGGACTCAAAGTTTGGCCAGCAGTAA
- a CDS encoding multidrug effflux MFS transporter produces MKTNKRFLLVGVLGLLSSIGPFSIDMYLPGFPQIASDLHTTVAVVSLSLSSFFIGISIGQLIYGPLLDRFGRKRPLCVGLILYIITSAGCALAASADQLIILRFLQAFGSCAGMVASRAMVRDLFPVNETAKVFSQLMLVIGVSPIIAPTAGGYLTAAFGWHSVFVVLTIMVSLILAAVYFFLPESKKPDRSISLRVKPTVRNYISVIKEPQFLTYSFTGALATAGLYAYISGSPHVFMQLFNASEKLYGWIFAIIAAGLIACSQVNSFLLRKYRSEQIIRVASICQAITGATLFVFAIVGWLNLLGSVIIIAVFLCCQGFIFPNASALSLAPFTRNAGSASAMLGAIQMSIGAISSATVSALSNNTALPMTGIMACCTISSLLVLTVGKTIIRYKVNSEGIEEETAEMISTL; encoded by the coding sequence ATGAAAACAAATAAGAGATTTTTACTGGTTGGTGTCTTAGGTCTGTTGTCTTCCATCGGTCCATTTTCGATAGATATGTATTTACCAGGTTTTCCACAAATAGCCTCCGATCTTCATACAACCGTTGCGGTAGTGTCTCTTTCATTATCAAGTTTTTTTATTGGTATATCCATTGGGCAGTTAATTTATGGTCCTCTGCTCGACCGCTTTGGTCGCAAAAGACCATTGTGTGTTGGTCTTATACTGTACATCATCACTTCTGCTGGTTGCGCCCTGGCTGCTTCGGCAGATCAATTGATCATTCTAAGATTTTTGCAGGCTTTTGGATCCTGTGCCGGCATGGTTGCATCCCGGGCCATGGTAAGAGATCTTTTTCCCGTAAATGAAACGGCCAAGGTATTCTCACAATTAATGCTGGTAATTGGTGTGTCTCCTATTATTGCGCCAACCGCAGGGGGGTATCTTACAGCAGCATTTGGCTGGCACAGCGTTTTCGTGGTTTTGACCATTATGGTATCACTCATTCTTGCGGCCGTATATTTCTTTTTGCCCGAGAGCAAAAAGCCCGACCGGAGTATATCGCTTAGGGTAAAACCGACTGTCAGGAATTATATTAGTGTAATAAAAGAACCTCAGTTTCTCACATATTCTTTTACAGGCGCACTCGCAACGGCTGGTTTGTATGCTTACATCTCCGGCTCTCCGCACGTTTTCATGCAGTTGTTCAATGCTTCAGAAAAACTATACGGTTGGATATTTGCTATCATAGCGGCAGGATTAATTGCATGCAGCCAGGTCAATAGTTTCCTGCTGCGTAAATATCGCAGTGAACAAATCATCAGGGTTGCTTCAATCTGCCAGGCAATAACCGGCGCCACGCTTTTTGTTTTTGCAATAGTGGGATGGCTGAATCTGCTGGGCTCGGTGATCATTATTGCTGTTTTTTTATGCTGCCAGGGTTTTATTTTTCCGAATGCCTCTGCACTTTCGCTGGCACCGTTTACACGAAACGCAGGCAGCGCCTCTGCAATGCTTGGCGCAATACAGATGAGCATCGGTGCTATCAGTTCCGCTACTGTAAGTGCGCTAAGCAATAACACCGCATTACCTATGACAGGTATCATGGCCTGCTGTACCATAAGTAGTTTGCTGGTACTCACAGTAGGTAAAACAATTATCCGCTACAAGGTAAACTCAGAAGGTATTGAAGAAGAAACGGCAGAAATGATCAGCACGCTGTAA
- a CDS encoding DUF6526 family protein, translating to MREQNYKNHARYVFSYHVITGIALLALIIGSFINLYNSFNDHGNLYSASLIALVAVIMVAIFLFARSFALKAQDRAIRAEENLRHYVLTGRRLDQRLSMSQIIALRFASDEEMPLLAEKAIAENLSSTAIKQSVLNWRADHNRV from the coding sequence ATGAGAGAACAAAATTATAAAAACCATGCCCGTTATGTTTTCAGTTATCATGTCATAACAGGCATTGCCTTGCTGGCATTGATTATAGGGTCTTTTATCAATTTATATAATTCTTTTAACGACCATGGTAACCTCTATTCAGCATCGCTGATAGCACTGGTGGCAGTGATCATGGTAGCAATATTTTTGTTTGCACGCTCATTTGCATTGAAAGCACAGGATAGGGCAATAAGAGCAGAGGAAAACCTGAGGCATTATGTATTGACAGGGAGAAGACTTGATCAGAGATTATCAATGTCCCAGATTATAGCGCTACGTTTTGCTTCAGATGAAGAAATGCCTTTACTGGCGGAAAAAGCAATTGCTGAAAATCTTAGTAGTACTGCAATAAAACAAAGTGTCTTAAACTGGCGTGCAGATCATAACAGGGTTTAA
- a CDS encoding EcsC family protein: MNSYELNAVQEMKKWQRKMQRKPSVINNLSKKVQVKLNSYIPEKVHQAVTATIKQMVKAVLFGAEFTTGNRAVFETLEAREAVVNEKISFYKKTASAEGGITGAGGILLGLADFPILLGLKLKMLFEIASVYGYSVKDFRERLYILHIFQITFSSQQHRRDIFEQMKDWRFKYTQVPEDINQFDWRNFQQEYRDYIDIAKLAQLIPGIGAVVGIIVNYRLIDQLGETAKNAYRMRYADEQTL, from the coding sequence ATGAATTCGTATGAATTAAACGCCGTGCAGGAAATGAAAAAATGGCAACGTAAGATGCAGCGTAAGCCATCAGTCATCAACAACCTTAGCAAAAAGGTGCAGGTTAAGTTAAACAGTTATATACCCGAAAAAGTACACCAGGCTGTAACAGCCACCATAAAGCAAATGGTTAAGGCCGTATTATTTGGCGCTGAGTTTACAACCGGCAACCGTGCAGTTTTCGAAACGCTTGAAGCACGTGAAGCCGTAGTAAATGAGAAGATTTCGTTTTATAAAAAAACAGCTTCTGCCGAAGGGGGCATAACGGGTGCAGGCGGTATTTTATTGGGCCTGGCTGATTTTCCTATACTGCTCGGATTAAAACTGAAAATGCTTTTTGAAATAGCAAGTGTGTACGGCTATTCTGTGAAAGACTTCAGGGAGCGGCTATACATCCTGCACATTTTCCAGATTACTTTTTCGAGCCAGCAACATAGAAGAGACATATTTGAACAAATGAAAGACTGGCGTTTCAAATACACCCAAGTGCCGGAAGACATCAATCAATTTGACTGGCGCAATTTTCAACAGGAATACAGGGACTATATTGACATTGCTAAACTGGCACAACTTATTCCGGGAATTGGAGCTGTGGTTGGCATAATCGTCAACTACAGGCTTATAGATCAGCTTGGCGAGACCGCTAAAAACGCCTATCGTATGCGTTATGCTGATGAGCAGACATTATAG
- a CDS encoding SET domain-containing protein — MVQYKIFNKKSLIDGTGAFAVQTIPPKRKIGNLGGEIISLREARKRAAMTKRVAMVEFGDGRALDASVNPNELRYINHSCSPNTYMRVCYGKVEFYALRRIKKGEELTCDYGPTHHDGKLKCSCGSANCKGYL; from the coding sequence ATGGTGCAATACAAAATCTTCAATAAAAAAAGTCTTATAGATGGCACCGGCGCATTTGCTGTACAAACAATACCACCGAAAAGGAAAATCGGCAATCTTGGGGGAGAGATCATCAGCCTAAGAGAAGCTAGAAAAAGAGCAGCAATGACAAAACGCGTTGCCATGGTTGAATTTGGCGATGGCCGTGCATTGGATGCGAGTGTCAACCCTAACGAATTGCGTTATATCAACCACTCCTGCTCCCCCAATACTTACATGCGGGTATGTTATGGTAAAGTTGAATTCTATGCGCTGCGTCGTATTAAAAAAGGCGAAGAGCTTACCTGTGATTATGGTCCTACACACCACGATGGTAAACTGAAATGTAGTTGTGGAAGTGCGAATTGTAAAGGCTATCTTTAA
- a CDS encoding sialidase family protein has product MKYKCIIVLFFACLSAKIPFAQTTVTILDSGKTTSLRGLSVVDDNVFWASGSNGTVARSVNGGKTIQWLTVKGYAQRDFRDIEAIDSNTAIIMAIAEPAIILKTRDAGKTWYKVFEDTSKGMFFDAMDFTDLYGIVIGDPVNSKMFIAETYDYGETWTKKDDLPLLDSGEAMFASSGTNSKALNTSTYKRMIVTGGLKSSVILLPVNRHLGNIRLLLPLVQGKESTGANSLAVYRKNMFVVGGDFSNDKDTVGNSAYSSDNGKTWKKPITPPHGYRSCVEYITSQNLIACGTSGIDISADGGKNWQLISRQSFHVCQLAKNGSKVYLAGSNGKIAVLEIK; this is encoded by the coding sequence ATGAAATATAAATGCATTATTGTACTGTTCTTTGCTTGTCTGTCAGCAAAAATCCCATTTGCGCAAACAACGGTCACCATACTCGATTCCGGAAAAACAACTTCACTCCGTGGTTTAAGTGTTGTAGACGATAATGTTTTTTGGGCAAGTGGAAGTAACGGAACAGTAGCGCGTTCTGTAAATGGAGGTAAAACGATTCAATGGCTCACAGTAAAAGGTTATGCGCAAAGAGATTTTCGTGATATTGAAGCCATTGACAGTAACACTGCCATCATTATGGCCATTGCGGAACCTGCTATAATTTTGAAGACAAGAGATGCAGGTAAAACATGGTATAAAGTATTTGAAGATACTTCGAAAGGAATGTTTTTCGATGCGATGGATTTTACCGATCTGTATGGCATTGTCATAGGCGATCCTGTTAACAGCAAAATGTTTATTGCAGAAACGTATGATTACGGTGAAACCTGGACTAAAAAGGACGACCTTCCTTTGCTGGACAGTGGTGAGGCAATGTTTGCGTCGAGCGGCACCAACAGCAAGGCGTTAAACACCTCAACGTATAAAAGAATGATTGTTACCGGCGGTCTTAAATCCAGCGTTATTTTGCTACCTGTAAACCGTCACTTAGGCAATATCAGGTTGCTTCTGCCGCTTGTGCAGGGCAAAGAATCTACCGGTGCCAATTCACTTGCGGTTTACAGAAAAAATATGTTTGTTGTAGGCGGCGATTTCAGCAATGATAAAGATACTGTGGGAAACAGTGCCTACTCGTCAGATAACGGTAAAACATGGAAAAAGCCAATAACTCCGCCACATGGGTACCGGAGTTGTGTAGAGTATATAACATCTCAAAACCTCATTGCGTGCGGTACAAGCGGTATCGATATTTCTGCCGATGGTGGTAAAAATTGGCAACTGATCTCCAGACAAAGTTTTCATGTTTGCCAACTGGCCAAAAATGGCAGCAAGGTTTACCTCGCAGGCAGCAATGGAAAGATCGCGGTACTTGAAATAAAGTAA
- a CDS encoding S66 peptidase family protein produces MKIPPYLKKGDTIGIVCPAGFMTVEKATKCIETLKSWGFNVRTGKTLGNQFHYFSGTDEERLHDLQQMLDDKNIQAILCGRGGYGISRIIDDLDFTAFKRNPKWLIGYSDVTILHAHLQRRLKIASLHAPMAGAFNDGGDATEYVQSIRKVLTGKKINYTTNAHDYNVKGEGEGPLVGGNLSIVCHLMGSKSAIDTTNSILFLEDVGEYLYNIDRLFMQLKRAGMLDTLSGLVIGGFTDMKDTVVPFGQKVYDLIKEKIKDYDYPVCFDFPVSHSERNYALKYGAVHKLKVTGTKVILKEAE; encoded by the coding sequence ATGAAAATACCGCCATACCTTAAGAAAGGAGATACCATCGGCATTGTTTGCCCGGCTGGGTTTATGACTGTTGAGAAAGCAACGAAATGTATAGAAACACTGAAATCCTGGGGTTTTAACGTGAGAACAGGGAAAACTTTAGGCAACCAGTTTCATTACTTTTCAGGTACAGATGAAGAGCGTTTACACGACCTGCAGCAGATGCTTGACGACAAAAATATACAGGCTATCCTTTGCGGAAGGGGAGGCTATGGCATAAGCAGGATAATCGATGACCTGGACTTTACAGCCTTTAAACGTAACCCCAAATGGTTAATAGGCTACAGTGATGTTACCATACTGCACGCACATCTGCAGCGCAGGTTGAAAATAGCATCCTTACATGCGCCTATGGCGGGGGCATTTAATGATGGTGGCGATGCAACTGAATACGTGCAGTCCATCAGGAAAGTACTTACAGGCAAAAAAATAAACTACACAACAAACGCTCATGATTACAACGTAAAAGGAGAGGGGGAAGGCCCCCTTGTTGGCGGCAATCTTTCTATCGTTTGTCATTTAATGGGTAGTAAATCAGCAATCGACACAACAAACAGCATTCTTTTCCTTGAGGACGTGGGAGAATATTTGTATAATATTGACAGGCTGTTTATGCAATTGAAAAGAGCCGGAATGCTGGATACACTCAGCGGACTTGTTATCGGCGGTTTTACGGACATGAAAGATACCGTTGTACCGTTTGGACAAAAAGTGTATGATTTGATAAAAGAAAAAATTAAAGACTACGATTACCCTGTTTGCTTCGATTTCCCGGTTAGCCATAGCGAAAGAAACTATGCTTTGAAATATGGGGCAGTACATAAACTGAAAGTGACCGGAACAAAAGTTATTTTGAAAGAAGCTGAATGA
- the metG gene encoding methionine--tRNA ligase, which produces MNDYKRILITAALPYANGPVHIGHLAGCYLPADIYARYQRAQKRDVVFVGGSDEHGVPITIRAMKEGITPQQVVDKYHALIKESMEQMHISFDIYSRTSNEVHHKTSQDFFLNLYNKGLFEEKESEQYYDEKAKTFLADRYIVGTCPVCANPNAYGDQCEKCGSSLSPEQLINPRSALSDAVPVKRTTKHWYFPLQQYEGWLKEWIIEGHKEWKNNVYGQCKSWIDSGLQSRAMTRDSNWGIRVPLPDADGKVLYVWFDAPIGYISATKELTDKWADYWCKADTKLVHFIGKDNIVFHCIIFPSMLKAHGDFVLPDNVPANEFLNIEGEKVSTSRNWAVWVHEYVQDFPGCEDVLRYVLCSNAPENKDNDFTWKDFQDRNNNELASIFGNFVNRTFVLMHKLCGGKVPKLHEDVYDERDIQVVADIKAAKEKVESFIEQYKFRDALFEVIDLARKGNKYMQEKEPWIVAKSLAANPDAQKLIDNCLHLCLQLTANLAILINPFLPGTAKKMLHMMKVVEKMLEWHNAGSTKLLSVGYTLRAPELLFRKIEDAEIASQIEKLKSGLVKTVEVTGGKKDDSGNQTAVQTTADKKATIVYDDFAKMDLRVGKIVAAEKVEKADKLLKLSVDLGFETRTIVSGIAQHFKPEEITGKQVVVVANLAPRKMRGIESNGMILMAEDGNGKLHFVNPEENINAGAGVN; this is translated from the coding sequence ATGAATGATTACAAGAGAATATTAATTACGGCGGCACTACCTTATGCAAACGGACCTGTACACATTGGCCACCTGGCAGGCTGTTATTTACCCGCAGATATTTATGCCCGTTATCAGCGTGCTCAAAAGCGCGATGTTGTTTTTGTAGGCGGCAGTGATGAACACGGTGTACCTATCACGATTCGCGCCATGAAAGAAGGCATAACGCCGCAACAGGTAGTTGATAAATACCATGCGCTTATAAAGGAAAGCATGGAACAGATGCATATTTCATTTGATATTTATTCAAGAACATCAAACGAGGTGCACCATAAAACATCGCAGGATTTCTTTTTGAATTTATACAACAAAGGTTTGTTTGAAGAGAAAGAAAGTGAACAGTATTACGACGAAAAGGCAAAAACATTTTTGGCCGACAGGTATATCGTTGGCACCTGTCCTGTGTGTGCGAACCCTAATGCTTACGGAGATCAATGCGAGAAATGCGGTTCTTCATTATCACCCGAACAACTGATCAACCCACGTAGTGCACTCAGTGATGCTGTGCCGGTGAAAAGAACAACAAAGCACTGGTACTTTCCTTTACAGCAATACGAGGGCTGGCTGAAAGAATGGATCATTGAAGGACACAAAGAATGGAAGAATAATGTGTATGGACAATGTAAAAGCTGGATAGATAGTGGCCTGCAAAGCCGTGCTATGACGCGTGACAGTAACTGGGGCATTAGGGTACCCTTGCCTGATGCCGATGGCAAAGTATTATATGTATGGTTTGATGCACCAATTGGGTATATAAGTGCAACAAAAGAACTGACAGATAAGTGGGCTGATTACTGGTGCAAGGCAGATACAAAACTGGTGCATTTTATAGGCAAGGATAATATTGTTTTTCACTGCATCATTTTCCCATCGATGCTGAAAGCACATGGAGATTTTGTACTGCCTGATAATGTTCCCGCAAATGAATTTTTAAATATTGAGGGTGAAAAAGTGTCTACCAGCCGAAACTGGGCTGTATGGGTGCATGAATATGTACAGGACTTCCCGGGTTGTGAAGATGTGTTGCGCTATGTGCTTTGTAGTAATGCACCTGAAAATAAAGACAACGATTTTACGTGGAAAGATTTCCAGGACAGGAACAATAATGAACTCGCAAGCATCTTCGGCAATTTTGTAAACAGGACTTTCGTGCTTATGCACAAGCTTTGCGGCGGTAAAGTACCAAAACTGCATGAAGATGTTTATGACGAAAGAGATATACAGGTAGTAGCAGATATAAAGGCCGCCAAAGAAAAGGTTGAAAGTTTTATTGAACAATACAAATTCAGAGATGCACTTTTTGAAGTAATAGATCTTGCGCGTAAAGGCAATAAATACATGCAGGAGAAAGAGCCATGGATCGTTGCAAAATCTTTGGCAGCAAACCCGGATGCACAAAAGTTGATTGATAACTGTCTTCATCTTTGTTTACAATTAACCGCAAATCTTGCTATTCTTATCAATCCATTTTTACCGGGCACGGCAAAGAAAATGTTGCATATGATGAAGGTTGTAGAAAAAATGCTTGAGTGGCATAATGCAGGCAGCACAAAACTGCTAAGCGTTGGGTATACGCTACGGGCTCCTGAACTGCTATTCAGAAAAATAGAAGATGCGGAAATTGCATCGCAGATAGAAAAACTTAAGAGCGGCCTGGTAAAAACCGTTGAAGTAACAGGCGGTAAGAAGGATGATTCAGGTAATCAAACAGCAGTGCAAACAACTGCGGACAAAAAAGCAACGATTGTTTACGACGATTTTGCTAAAATGGATCTGCGGGTTGGAAAGATTGTGGCTGCAGAAAAAGTGGAAAAGGCTGATAAATTGCTGAAGCTTTCTGTAGATCTTGGTTTTGAAACGAGAACCATTGTGTCTGGCATTGCCCAACATTTTAAACCGGAGGAGATTACCGGGAAACAAGTAGTGGTGGTTGCAAACCTTGCACCGCGCAAAATGCGCGGCATAGAAAGTAATGGAATGATTTTAATGGCAGAAGATGGAAACGGCAAACTGCATTTTGTAAACCCGGAAGAAAACATCAATGCCGGAGCAGGTGTAAACTAG